The following proteins are co-located in the Micromonospora coriariae genome:
- a CDS encoding molybdenum cofactor biosysynthesis protein, which yields MPQIVELLASPVHRFVGRPADGPAPAPPGELVDVVRIRAGLGIVGDRYFGQPAHRDASVTVIAQESLPPGIGLAEVRRNVLTTGIAVDELIGKVLVLDSGDGPVSLRVNRAARPCAWMDVTVGPGAWKALRTTGGIRCTPLNDGVLRIGPIAVTVERASPS from the coding sequence ATGCCCCAGATCGTCGAGTTGCTGGCCTCGCCCGTGCACCGCTTCGTGGGCCGGCCCGCCGACGGCCCGGCGCCGGCCCCGCCCGGTGAGCTGGTCGACGTGGTGCGGATCCGGGCCGGCCTCGGCATCGTCGGCGACCGGTACTTCGGCCAGCCGGCACATCGCGACGCCAGCGTGACGGTGATCGCCCAGGAGTCGCTGCCACCGGGCATCGGTCTGGCGGAGGTCCGCCGCAACGTCCTCACCACCGGCATCGCCGTGGACGAGCTGATCGGCAAGGTGCTGGTGCTGGACTCCGGCGACGGCCCGGTAAGCCTGCGGGTGAACCGGGCCGCCCGGCCCTGCGCCTGGATGGACGTCACGGTCGGCCCGGGTGCGTGGAAGGCGCTGCGCACCACCGGAGGCATCCGCTGCACACCGCTCAACGACGGGGTGCTGCGCATCGGCCCGATCGCCGTCACCGTCGAGCGGGCGTCCCCGTCATAG
- a CDS encoding LamG-like jellyroll fold domain-containing protein: MSRARRAAVATVSLLAIGALTGAGAPPAQADRHGPSDVHPALRAHLVAAYDFDHPVPGDPALERDQGRSGTEIELVNGGAAMRVRDHAYQGSGNAVQTRQVDPAVAGNDDWKAGTWSASGVRTLRAFSATAGTTVMGWFKLEMDSPLPNSTTADPNDRYNAIGLAGVLTGDSDGHGVRALLELIDVNGELRLVALGRRLDGGNSQTFAASQDWRDLLPAGEWVHLAATFDFGTGALALYRNGEPVSGFYTRTDDPWLVSGPGPHVTTASDPRGIKIGGSFPQDTVERNPCDCRMDGLMFLDSVVSASDVRRQYRHLAR, encoded by the coding sequence ATGTCCAGGGCCAGACGAGCCGCTGTCGCCACCGTCTCCCTCCTGGCGATCGGCGCACTCACCGGCGCGGGGGCGCCCCCGGCGCAGGCGGACCGGCACGGCCCGTCCGACGTCCACCCCGCCCTGCGAGCGCACCTGGTCGCCGCCTACGACTTCGACCACCCGGTGCCGGGCGACCCCGCGCTCGAGCGCGACCAGGGCCGCTCCGGCACCGAGATCGAGCTGGTCAACGGCGGTGCGGCCATGCGGGTGCGGGACCACGCCTACCAAGGCAGCGGCAACGCGGTGCAGACCCGGCAGGTCGACCCGGCGGTGGCCGGCAACGACGACTGGAAGGCCGGCACCTGGTCGGCCAGCGGGGTGCGCACCCTCCGCGCCTTCAGCGCGACCGCGGGCACCACAGTGATGGGCTGGTTCAAGCTGGAGATGGACAGCCCACTGCCCAACTCCACCACCGCCGACCCGAACGACCGGTACAACGCCATCGGCCTGGCCGGGGTGCTGACCGGCGACTCCGACGGCCACGGCGTCCGGGCCCTGCTCGAGCTGATCGACGTCAACGGTGAGCTACGCCTCGTCGCGCTCGGGCGGCGCCTCGACGGCGGCAACTCGCAGACGTTCGCGGCGAGCCAGGACTGGCGGGACCTGCTGCCGGCGGGGGAGTGGGTGCACCTCGCCGCCACCTTCGACTTCGGCACCGGCGCCCTCGCCCTCTACCGCAACGGCGAACCGGTCAGCGGCTTCTACACCCGCACGGACGACCCGTGGCTCGTGTCCGGGCCGGGCCCGCACGTGACCACGGCCTCCGACCCCCGGGGCATCAAGATCGGTGGAAGCTTCCCCCAGGACACGGTGGAGCGGAACCCGTGTGACTGCCGCATGGACGGCCTGATGTTCCTCGACAGCGTGGTCTCCGCGAGCGATGTGCGGAGGCAGTACCGCCACCTGGCCCGCTGA
- a CDS encoding YbaB/EbfC family nucleoid-associated protein, translated as MAADPVSGDFTRMLDATMQALGAVSAPAAGADGEPAEPPAGEAADGQVRAELGPDGRLRSLWVEPRLMRLGSEELTEHITTAVNAAIDAMRGATTPPQAGDLSQLREQLAEVRDSAVPRLGSFLAALTEAQDRLARGGPR; from the coding sequence ATGGCGGCGGATCCGGTCAGCGGCGATTTCACCCGCATGTTGGACGCGACAATGCAGGCGTTGGGGGCGGTCAGCGCACCGGCCGCCGGTGCCGACGGAGAGCCGGCCGAGCCGCCGGCCGGCGAGGCCGCGGACGGTCAGGTCCGCGCCGAACTGGGCCCGGACGGTCGGCTGCGCTCGCTCTGGGTGGAGCCCCGGCTGATGCGGCTCGGTTCGGAGGAGTTGACCGAGCACATCACCACTGCCGTCAACGCGGCGATCGACGCCATGCGGGGCGCCACGACGCCGCCACAGGCCGGCGACCTGTCGCAGCTGCGGGAGCAGTTGGCGGAGGTCCGGGACTCGGCGGTGCCGCGGCTCGGGTCGTTCCTGGCGGCGCTGACCGAGGCGCAGGACCGGCTGGCCCGGGGTGGCCCGCGATGA
- a CDS encoding WXG100-like domain-containing protein: MGLQLPGELVTALGWIGYTWPEGDEEKLFEMGQAWIEFAGRIGATAGEADAGAAQVWSQNLGPAVQAFQGWWTGEQHGPLVLRDGAQAAVILGAGLIVCAVIVLALKIQLIVQLAILAFQVAQAIVTAVATFGASLAEIPIFQMITREIVGLLIDQVIGQLLDA; this comes from the coding sequence ATGGGCCTGCAGTTGCCTGGTGAGCTGGTCACCGCGCTCGGCTGGATCGGCTACACCTGGCCGGAGGGCGACGAGGAGAAGCTCTTCGAGATGGGCCAGGCGTGGATCGAGTTCGCCGGCCGGATCGGCGCCACGGCCGGCGAGGCGGACGCCGGCGCGGCCCAGGTGTGGTCGCAGAACCTCGGCCCGGCGGTGCAGGCGTTCCAGGGCTGGTGGACAGGTGAGCAGCACGGGCCGCTGGTGCTCCGGGACGGCGCCCAGGCGGCCGTCATCCTCGGCGCCGGCCTGATCGTCTGTGCGGTGATCGTCCTGGCGTTGAAGATCCAGCTGATCGTGCAGCTGGCCATCCTCGCGTTTCAGGTGGCGCAGGCGATCGTGACCGCGGTGGCCACCTTCGGGGCCTCGCTGGCCGAGATCCCGATCTTCCAGATGATCACTCGGGAGATCGTGGGTCTGCTGATCGACCAGGTCATCGGGCAGCTGCTCGATGCCTAG
- a CDS encoding LacI family DNA-binding transcriptional regulator, translated as MPRAGQRPRLVDVAERADVSLATASRALAGRDGVSAEVADRVRRVASELGYVANPYARTLAGGASSTVGLIVHQVDDPYFSEIAGGVIQLAAEQGLLVQICQSGRDPDYELQQLRHLIAQRVGIILISGSGYDDPRVEAEARAELTAFQAHGGRVAAIGRHALGVDAVLPDNEAGGNALAHHLIDLGHRRITVAAGSAGLTTVADRLAGVSSALRQRGMTPADLAVVHGDFTRGGGRAVTEQILNEHPDTTAIIALNDAMAMGVLSALRSRRIPVPGRMSVVGFDDVSVAADLAPSLTTIRLPMTEMGRTALSLALKPRSTRPRRRSTGHLLVVRDSTGPPPTA; from the coding sequence ATGCCCAGGGCTGGCCAGCGGCCGCGCCTCGTCGACGTGGCCGAACGCGCCGACGTCTCGCTGGCGACCGCCTCACGAGCACTGGCCGGCCGCGACGGGGTCAGCGCCGAGGTGGCCGACCGGGTTCGCCGGGTCGCCAGCGAGCTGGGGTACGTCGCCAACCCGTACGCGCGCACGCTCGCCGGCGGCGCCAGCTCCACCGTGGGCCTGATCGTCCACCAGGTCGACGACCCCTACTTCTCCGAGATCGCCGGCGGGGTCATCCAGCTCGCCGCCGAGCAGGGGCTGCTGGTGCAGATCTGCCAGTCCGGCCGGGACCCCGACTACGAGCTGCAACAGCTCCGCCACCTCATCGCCCAGCGGGTCGGCATCATCCTGATCAGCGGTTCGGGGTACGACGACCCCCGGGTGGAGGCCGAGGCCCGGGCCGAACTGACGGCGTTCCAGGCGCACGGCGGCCGCGTCGCCGCGATCGGACGGCACGCGCTCGGCGTCGACGCCGTCCTGCCGGACAACGAGGCCGGCGGCAACGCGCTCGCCCACCACCTGATCGATCTCGGCCATCGGCGGATCACTGTCGCCGCGGGCAGCGCCGGTCTCACCACGGTCGCCGACCGGCTCGCCGGCGTCTCGTCGGCACTGCGGCAGCGCGGGATGACCCCGGCCGACCTCGCCGTCGTGCACGGCGACTTCACCCGGGGCGGCGGGCGGGCGGTCACCGAGCAGATCCTGAACGAGCACCCGGACACGACCGCGATCATCGCGCTCAACGACGCGATGGCGATGGGGGTGCTGTCGGCGCTGCGGTCCCGCCGCATCCCGGTGCCCGGACGGATGTCGGTCGTCGGCTTCGACGACGTCTCCGTGGCGGCCGACCTCGCGCCCAGCCTCACCACCATCCGGCTGCCGATGACCGAGATGGGTCGTACGGCGCTCAGCCTCGCACTCAAGCCCCGCTCGACGCGTCCCCGACGGCGCTCCACGGGGCACCTGCTGGTCGTCCGCGACTCGACCGGTCCCCCGCCGACGGCGTGA
- a CDS encoding nuclear transport factor 2 family protein produces the protein MDPDQEDGTMPDSEREAELLDAERTLQAAQRAGDVAALDQLLVDQLIAIGPDGDKHSKRDDLTAHRDRTSVIEELVEEELDLLVAGSTGVTFFLGRVAGVFDGRPFAARLRYTRTWIHDDPHGWRVLAAHISPV, from the coding sequence GTGGACCCCGATCAGGAGGACGGCACCATGCCGGACAGCGAACGCGAGGCGGAACTGCTCGATGCCGAGCGCACCCTGCAGGCGGCGCAGCGGGCCGGCGACGTGGCGGCTCTCGACCAGTTGCTCGTCGACCAGTTGATCGCCATCGGCCCGGACGGCGACAAGCACAGCAAACGGGACGACCTGACCGCGCACCGGGACCGGACCTCGGTCATCGAGGAACTGGTCGAGGAGGAGCTGGACCTGCTCGTCGCCGGGTCGACCGGCGTGACGTTCTTCCTCGGCCGGGTGGCCGGAGTGTTCGACGGCAGGCCGTTCGCGGCTCGCCTGCGATACACCCGGACCTGGATCCATGACGACCCGCACGGCTGGCGGGTGCTCGCCGCGCACATCAGCCCGGTCTGA
- a CDS encoding SUKH-4 family immunity protein produces MTVTREELVALWGERGVIYFPDQRFEAILGPLGPEVFPPYGALPVEVPILFTVDVSAPDVELFSTLRIEVGDEAPRAYIVLGSSPEDPMLLFCLDAATGEVVLLDLQTPNLETVNSSFAAFVEFLYRLGQLIATDPGGRERAARAARIRAGLREVDPAAFAESESWWNLAFDELESTS; encoded by the coding sequence GTGACCGTCACCCGCGAGGAGTTGGTCGCGCTGTGGGGCGAGCGGGGCGTCATCTACTTCCCGGACCAGCGCTTCGAGGCGATCCTCGGCCCGTTGGGGCCGGAGGTGTTCCCGCCGTACGGCGCCCTGCCGGTCGAGGTGCCGATCCTGTTCACGGTCGACGTTTCGGCACCCGACGTGGAGCTCTTCTCCACCCTGCGCATCGAGGTGGGCGACGAGGCGCCGCGCGCGTACATCGTGCTGGGCAGTTCGCCCGAGGACCCGATGTTGCTGTTCTGCCTGGATGCGGCGACCGGCGAGGTGGTGCTGCTGGATCTCCAGACGCCGAACCTGGAGACCGTCAACAGCAGCTTCGCGGCGTTCGTGGAGTTCCTGTACCGGCTGGGCCAGCTCATCGCCACCGACCCGGGCGGGCGGGAGCGGGCGGCCCGCGCCGCGCGGATCCGCGCCGGCCTGCGGGAGGTCGATCCGGCGGCGTTCGCCGAGTCGGAGTCCTGGTGGAACCTGGCGTTCGACGAACTGGAGTCCACGTCCTGA
- a CDS encoding SUKH-4 family immunity protein, translated as MTPELHQLIEELRADLAEDQPASLGYAQFGDGAATDAVPADLPADLRDLLLVADGLRAGRIELASTSTLAGIQYHLDYAPDFSAIPEDRAGWLVIGTRSDEPIFMDRGTGAIWYFPPTGTEWFMADAFEELAPDLDSFVHYYLLGPGYADLTPADDRWYAFLDEQGLLDDEEDDESDGDADARDGR; from the coding sequence TTGACCCCCGAGCTGCACCAGCTCATCGAGGAGCTGCGGGCCGACCTGGCCGAGGACCAGCCGGCGAGCCTGGGGTACGCCCAGTTCGGCGACGGCGCGGCCACCGATGCCGTGCCGGCGGACCTCCCGGCCGACCTGCGGGATCTCCTGCTGGTGGCCGACGGGCTGCGCGCCGGCCGGATCGAGCTGGCGTCCACGTCCACCCTCGCCGGCATCCAGTACCACCTGGACTACGCGCCGGACTTCTCGGCCATCCCGGAGGACCGGGCGGGCTGGCTGGTGATCGGCACCCGCAGCGACGAGCCGATCTTCATGGATCGGGGCACCGGCGCCATCTGGTACTTCCCGCCGACCGGCACCGAGTGGTTCATGGCGGACGCATTCGAGGAGCTCGCCCCGGACCTGGATTCCTTCGTGCACTACTACCTGCTCGGCCCGGGCTACGCCGACCTGACCCCCGCCGACGACCGGTGGTACGCCTTCCTCGACGAGCAGGGCCTGCTCGACGACGAGGAGGACGACGAGTCCGACGGCGACGCCGACGCGAGGGACGGGCGGTGA
- a CDS encoding alpha/beta fold hydrolase: MPFITVGTENSAPIDLYYEDHGSGQPVVLIHGFPFNGATWEKETTALLNAGYRTITYDRRGNGNSAQPAFGYDYNTFAADLDILMNELDLRDAILVGHSMGTGEVVRYLGNYGSQRVSKAVLLSPLQPMLAKAQDNPEGVDRGLFQGFQQAIIKDRFAYLTQFCDAFFNYSENKGKLVSEEAYHAHWQIGTMASGKATHDSVTAWQEDFRPDLPKIDVPVLIIQGDKDNVLPFPVTGQRLAPMLPTSQLITLKGAPHGIPWTHADDINKAVLNFIKQPAKARA, translated from the coding sequence ATGCCTTTCATCACCGTGGGTACGGAGAACTCCGCGCCCATCGACCTGTACTACGAGGATCACGGATCCGGTCAGCCGGTGGTGCTGATCCACGGCTTCCCGTTCAACGGGGCGACCTGGGAGAAGGAGACCACGGCGCTGCTCAACGCCGGATACCGGACGATCACCTACGATCGCCGCGGCAACGGCAACTCAGCCCAGCCGGCGTTCGGGTACGACTACAACACCTTCGCCGCGGACCTCGACATCCTGATGAACGAGCTGGACCTGCGCGACGCGATCCTGGTGGGTCACTCGATGGGCACCGGCGAGGTGGTCCGCTACCTGGGCAACTACGGCTCGCAGCGGGTGAGCAAGGCGGTGCTGCTCAGCCCGCTGCAACCAATGCTGGCCAAGGCCCAGGACAACCCCGAGGGCGTCGACAGGGGCCTCTTCCAGGGGTTCCAGCAGGCCATCATCAAGGACCGCTTCGCCTACCTGACCCAGTTCTGCGACGCGTTCTTCAACTACAGCGAGAACAAGGGCAAGCTGGTCAGCGAGGAGGCGTACCACGCGCACTGGCAGATCGGCACGATGGCTTCCGGCAAGGCCACCCACGACTCCGTGACCGCCTGGCAGGAGGACTTCCGGCCCGACCTGCCGAAGATCGACGTGCCGGTCCTGATCATCCAGGGCGACAAGGACAACGTGCTGCCCTTCCCGGTGACCGGCCAGCGGCTCGCGCCGATGCTGCCCACCAGCCAGCTCATCACGCTCAAGGGCGCGCCGCACGGCATCCCGTGGACCCACGCCGACGACATCAACAAGGCGGTGTTGAACTTCATCAAGCAACCGGCCAAGGCTCGGGCCTGA
- a CDS encoding alpha/beta fold hydrolase, which translates to MAETAVRHRTVAVDGITIFYREAGATDAPVVLLPHGYPSSSFQFRHLLPALADRWRCIAPDHPGFGYSDTPDPGRFAYTFDAYADMLRRFTGTLGLTRYVIYLQDYGSQFGLRLAMAAPERVAGLIIQNGDIYPDQHGSKYEPLKRFWREPTDEGRDQLAAAINEEGFRREFLGELPDRLVDRVSPDLWRLSGALVADPRRRDAWLRLLADQGSTVAWFPRQQEYLRTHRPPTLIVWGPHDGYMPAGAAHAYLRDLPDADLHLLDGGHWLLETHLDEVVRLVRDFLARVQP; encoded by the coding sequence ATGGCCGAGACCGCTGTGCGCCACCGGACGGTCGCGGTCGACGGCATCACGATCTTCTACCGGGAGGCCGGCGCCACCGACGCGCCGGTGGTGCTGCTGCCGCACGGCTACCCGTCGTCGTCGTTCCAGTTCCGCCACCTGCTGCCCGCGCTGGCCGACCGGTGGCGGTGCATCGCGCCCGACCACCCCGGCTTCGGCTACAGCGACACGCCCGATCCAGGCCGGTTCGCGTACACCTTCGACGCGTACGCCGACATGCTCCGGCGGTTCACCGGGACGCTGGGGCTGACCCGCTACGTGATCTACCTTCAGGACTACGGCAGCCAGTTCGGGTTGCGCCTGGCGATGGCCGCGCCGGAGCGGGTCGCGGGTCTCATCATCCAGAACGGCGACATCTACCCCGACCAGCACGGGTCCAAGTACGAGCCGCTCAAACGGTTCTGGCGCGAGCCGACCGACGAGGGCCGGGACCAGCTGGCCGCCGCGATCAACGAGGAGGGCTTCCGGCGCGAGTTCCTGGGCGAGCTGCCGGACCGGCTGGTCGACCGGGTGAGCCCGGACCTGTGGCGGCTCTCCGGGGCGCTGGTCGCGGATCCGCGGCGACGCGACGCCTGGCTGCGGCTCCTCGCGGACCAGGGCAGCACCGTCGCGTGGTTCCCCCGCCAGCAGGAGTACCTGCGGACCCACCGGCCACCCACCCTGATCGTGTGGGGACCGCACGACGGCTACATGCCGGCGGGCGCGGCACACGCCTACCTGCGGGACCTGCCCGACGCCGACCTGCACCTGCTCGACGGTGGCCACTGGCTGCTCGAGACGCACCTCGACGAGGTGGTACGGCTGGTCCGCGACTTCCTCGCCCGCGTCCAGCCCTGA
- a CDS encoding PQQ-dependent sugar dehydrogenase, translating into MLTAGVTAVVLILSTVLATPARAAAGAVYDPVPEMPIQSRLGLVLSEYASFPQSQPNPAPTDQRLMRTARINTIMEVPDGSGRRAVPDLNGSLYLVEGGVPHVYLDVAATFAPQFFSGRGLGQGFGYVAFHPDFGANGRIYTIHTEQASATTIPPDYAQAGTIYHGVITEWTATDPSADTFAGTRREVLRIGFGGQVHGIQEINFNPTAKRHDPDYGLLYLAVGDGGLGVRNTDPQNLGMPHGKLLRIDPRGTNSANGRYGIPATNPFVGRAGALGEIYAVGFRDPHRFSWDRATGRMYLGHIGEHAIEAIYEVRAGDNFGWSEREGSFVFDKAATSPCDRLFPLPADDDRYGYTYPVAAYDHDPAADWNCTADVGVAVAGGFVYRGRAVPALRGKYVFGDLVDGRVLYTEANEMRRGRGLAPIHQLALFDAAGAPVRMRDLSGPGAPGDPNRVDLRFGTDAAGELYVLAKANGKIWKVTGTRVFASGDVGNTTLRRTSGASNWAPVTPAKWQFTDDQVILAEAGVSRPGPRRPFEYAVLTAGPAWSSVEVEARVRLDTPVEVTNRDVIIVFGWRSDTEFYYAHLSTDNTIYPHNGIFKVDNADRERIDHQWNGRSRGANPAITDADWHRVRVVHLPATGEIAVYVDGRRDPLMTAKDSTFGSGRVGFGSFDNVGRLRNLTVTGTPA; encoded by the coding sequence GTGTTGACGGCCGGCGTCACCGCCGTCGTGCTGATCCTGTCCACCGTGCTCGCGACGCCCGCCCGGGCCGCCGCCGGCGCGGTCTACGACCCGGTCCCCGAGATGCCGATCCAGTCCCGGCTCGGGCTGGTCCTGAGCGAGTACGCCAGCTTCCCGCAGTCGCAGCCGAACCCGGCCCCGACCGATCAGCGGCTCATGCGTACCGCCCGGATCAACACCATCATGGAGGTGCCCGACGGCTCCGGCCGGCGCGCGGTGCCCGACCTGAACGGCAGCCTCTACCTGGTCGAAGGCGGCGTGCCGCACGTCTACCTCGACGTGGCCGCGACCTTCGCACCGCAGTTCTTCTCCGGCCGTGGCCTGGGCCAGGGCTTCGGGTACGTCGCCTTCCACCCCGACTTCGGCGCCAACGGCCGGATCTACACCATCCACACCGAGCAGGCGTCGGCGACGACCATCCCACCGGACTACGCCCAGGCCGGCACGATCTACCACGGTGTCATCACCGAGTGGACGGCGACCGACCCGAGCGCAGACACGTTCGCCGGCACCCGCCGAGAGGTGCTGCGCATCGGCTTCGGCGGCCAGGTGCACGGCATCCAGGAGATCAACTTCAATCCCACCGCGAAGCGCCACGATCCCGACTACGGGCTGCTGTACCTGGCGGTCGGCGACGGCGGACTGGGCGTGCGCAACACCGACCCGCAGAACCTGGGCATGCCGCACGGCAAGTTGCTGCGGATCGACCCGCGGGGCACCAATTCCGCCAACGGGCGGTACGGCATCCCCGCGACGAACCCGTTCGTCGGCCGCGCGGGCGCGCTCGGCGAGATCTACGCCGTGGGCTTCCGCGACCCGCACCGCTTCAGCTGGGACCGGGCCACCGGTCGGATGTACCTCGGGCACATCGGTGAGCATGCCATCGAGGCCATCTACGAGGTCCGCGCCGGCGACAACTTCGGCTGGAGCGAGCGCGAGGGATCCTTCGTCTTCGACAAGGCGGCCACCAGCCCCTGCGACCGGCTCTTCCCGCTGCCCGCCGACGACGACCGGTACGGATACACGTACCCGGTCGCCGCGTACGACCACGACCCCGCCGCGGACTGGAACTGCACAGCGGACGTCGGCGTCGCGGTGGCCGGCGGGTTCGTCTACCGGGGACGCGCGGTGCCGGCGCTGCGCGGCAAGTACGTGTTCGGCGACCTGGTCGACGGCCGGGTGCTCTACACCGAGGCGAACGAGATGCGCCGCGGGCGGGGTCTGGCGCCGATCCACCAGCTCGCCCTGTTCGACGCGGCGGGCGCCCCGGTCCGGATGCGGGACCTCTCCGGGCCCGGCGCGCCCGGTGACCCCAACCGTGTCGACCTGCGCTTCGGTACCGACGCCGCCGGTGAGCTCTATGTGCTCGCCAAGGCCAACGGAAAGATCTGGAAGGTCACCGGCACCCGGGTCTTCGCCAGCGGTGACGTCGGGAACACCACCCTGCGCCGCACCTCGGGGGCATCGAACTGGGCGCCGGTGACCCCGGCCAAGTGGCAGTTCACCGACGACCAGGTCATCCTCGCCGAGGCCGGGGTCAGCCGGCCGGGCCCGCGCCGGCCGTTCGAGTACGCCGTGCTGACCGCCGGGCCGGCCTGGTCGTCGGTCGAGGTCGAGGCGCGGGTACGGCTCGACACGCCGGTCGAGGTCACCAACCGGGACGTGATCATCGTCTTCGGCTGGCGCTCGGACACGGAGTTCTACTACGCCCACCTCTCCACCGACAACACGATCTATCCGCACAACGGCATCTTCAAGGTCGACAACGCCGACCGGGAACGCATCGACCACCAGTGGAACGGCCGGTCGCGCGGCGCCAACCCGGCGATCACCGACGCCGACTGGCATCGCGTACGGGTCGTGCACCTGCCGGCGACCGGCGAGATCGCGGTCTATGTGGACGGGCGACGGGATCCGCTGATGACCGCGAAGGACAGCACGTTCGGCTCCGGGCGGGTGGGCTTCGGCTCGTTCGACAACGTGGGCCGACTGCGAAACCTGACCGTCACCGGCACACCGGCCTGA
- a CDS encoding methyltransferase, whose protein sequence is MITPTHLMRLVAGVWGFKTLAVGVELGLFTRLAGGRTVTVEQAAAEFGLADRPADLLLAASASLGLLEKAGDGYRNSALAEQFLVEGRPYYFGAQVRYSDLRTYLPWHRIGEALRTDRPLTWDPQTQQSMFDTTDPEMLAQFWDAMYSTSSFTAGALADAYDFSAHHRLLDVGGGAGAFPIEFCRRLPGLRATVLDLPHVCARAEERIAAAGLTERIGTLPGDFLADPALPGGHDVILLSMILHDWDEPTNRALLARCHAALPPGGAVVVCELLLNDERTGPPEAALMGMNMLVETEGGRNYSGAEYAAWLADAGFVDVRTVPFDAPGANGAVVARRA, encoded by the coding sequence ATGATCACTCCGACTCACCTCATGCGCCTGGTGGCCGGCGTCTGGGGGTTCAAGACCCTCGCGGTCGGCGTCGAACTCGGCCTGTTCACCCGACTCGCCGGCGGCCGGACGGTGACCGTCGAGCAGGCGGCCGCCGAGTTCGGGCTGGCCGACCGTCCGGCGGACCTGCTGCTGGCCGCGAGCGCCTCGCTCGGCCTGCTGGAGAAGGCCGGCGACGGCTACCGCAACTCGGCCCTGGCCGAGCAGTTCCTGGTCGAGGGTCGCCCGTACTACTTCGGAGCCCAGGTCCGCTACTCCGACCTGCGTACCTACCTGCCCTGGCACCGCATCGGGGAGGCGCTGCGCACCGACCGGCCGCTGACCTGGGACCCGCAGACCCAGCAGTCGATGTTCGACACCACCGATCCGGAGATGCTGGCGCAGTTCTGGGACGCCATGTACTCCACGTCCAGCTTCACCGCCGGCGCGCTGGCCGACGCGTACGACTTCTCCGCGCATCACCGGCTGCTCGACGTGGGCGGCGGCGCCGGGGCGTTTCCGATCGAGTTCTGCCGCCGCCTGCCCGGACTGCGGGCGACCGTCCTGGACCTGCCGCACGTCTGTGCGCGGGCCGAGGAGCGGATCGCGGCGGCCGGCCTGACTGAGCGGATCGGCACGCTGCCCGGCGACTTCCTCGCCGACCCGGCGCTGCCGGGAGGGCACGACGTCATCCTGCTCAGCATGATCCTGCACGACTGGGACGAGCCGACGAATCGTGCGTTGCTGGCCCGGTGCCACGCGGCGCTTCCGCCCGGCGGGGCGGTCGTCGTCTGCGAGCTGCTGCTCAACGATGAGCGCACCGGGCCGCCGGAAGCGGCCCTGATGGGCATGAACATGCTGGTCGAGACCGAGGGCGGCCGGAACTATTCGGGCGCCGAGTACGCCGCCTGGCTCGCCGACGCCGGCTTCGTGGACGTCCGCACGGTGCCGTTCGACGCCCCCGGCGCCAACGGCGCGGTGGTGGCCCGCCGAGCCTGA
- a CDS encoding endonuclease has protein sequence MPSKPRRARGAAAKPAAGKIVRKAVQKLDKPIVRVTGPDHSLPTKVIQVQRRDFHATSQFRRKMAALKKLSDEGKLYKATNPVERDKNLTDGYKERIRQKIWDKYWPHDKDLANRLSERLSSYHPDHVWELQLGGPDTVDNLKLLHGRTNTDIGSQIWGQIQTLPDGTPIRIEVVD, from the coding sequence ATGCCTAGCAAGCCGAGGAGGGCGCGCGGCGCCGCCGCGAAGCCGGCCGCCGGCAAGATCGTCCGCAAGGCGGTCCAGAAACTGGACAAGCCCATCGTCCGGGTCACCGGGCCCGATCACAGCCTGCCCACGAAGGTAATCCAGGTTCAACGCAGGGACTTCCACGCGACCTCGCAGTTCCGGCGCAAGATGGCGGCGCTGAAGAAGCTCAGCGACGAGGGCAAGCTCTACAAGGCCACCAACCCCGTCGAGCGGGACAAGAACCTCACCGACGGCTACAAGGAGCGGATCCGGCAGAAGATCTGGGACAAGTACTGGCCGCACGACAAGGATCTGGCCAATCGGCTCAGCGAGCGGCTCAGCAGCTACCACCCGGACCACGTATGGGAACTGCAGCTCGGCGGGCCGGACACCGTCGACAACCTCAAGCTGCTGCATGGTAGAACCAACACGGACATCGGTTCGCAGATCTGGGGGCAGATCCAGACCTTGCCGGACGGGACCCCGATCCGAATAGAGGTGGTGGATTGA